A single window of Leptospira inadai serovar Lyme str. 10 DNA harbors:
- a CDS encoding AMP-dependent synthetase/ligase, which translates to MAENLAQLFSETAEKYKDQPAFYSKDAHKQYHPVTYGQLYEYGLNLAEALIDLGVKAREHVGLLADNRIEWIIADYGIILSGAADVPRGTDITDSEIVYIVSHSESEIVFIENDKMLEKFNRNKSQLAKVKTIIIMDKDSNSPGVLKLYDLIAKGKQLRAGGSRKVEERVAGIKPEDLFTLIYTSGTTGLPKGVQLMHSNMMHQVLNVTPMLKINAEARLLSILPVWHVFERVVEYVCISIGATTYYTNVRDLRQDLATVKPTFMGSAPRLWENIYNGIYTRINDPGQTPAFRRALFKLAYFFSDKNNASTRFLSGNEVDYHGRNPVKSFFYGILMVIQYLLTGPFTLSIITAIAAYTLAPTSFGYLSFPLYIVSGLALFLNSVALDKVVLSKIRTATGGNLRASISGGGALPRHVDEFFNNIGINVLEGYGMTETSPVLSVRTFQKLIIGSVGSIVPKTRLQIRNDNNDVLTEVDEGGHITQGKLGRKGVVFVKGPQVMKGYFKNDEATAKTLVDGWMNTGDMGMINFKRTLTLTGRAKDTVVLLGGENVEPVPIENKLQESPYISQCMVIGQDQKNLGAIIIPDFEKLGEWAKENGIDVADREKLIENPKIIDFYRKEIKNLNNAKNGFKSFEQVTPFFLITKPFEVGDELNNMLKMKRHVIAEKYADKIKKVYSDK; encoded by the coding sequence ATGGCTGAGAATCTCGCCCAATTGTTCAGTGAGACTGCGGAGAAATACAAGGACCAACCTGCCTTCTATTCCAAGGATGCTCATAAACAGTACCATCCGGTCACCTACGGTCAGTTGTACGAGTACGGTTTAAACCTTGCCGAAGCATTGATCGACTTAGGAGTCAAGGCCCGGGAACATGTCGGACTCTTAGCAGATAACAGGATAGAATGGATTATCGCCGACTATGGAATCATTCTTTCCGGAGCCGCGGATGTGCCTCGTGGTACCGACATTACCGATTCGGAAATCGTTTATATCGTGAGCCATTCGGAATCCGAAATTGTCTTTATCGAAAACGATAAAATGCTTGAAAAATTCAATCGGAATAAATCGCAACTAGCAAAAGTAAAAACCATTATTATCATGGACAAGGATTCTAATTCTCCCGGAGTTCTGAAGTTGTACGATCTGATCGCAAAAGGCAAACAGCTTCGTGCGGGCGGATCTCGAAAGGTAGAAGAGAGAGTCGCAGGAATTAAACCAGAAGATTTATTCACTCTTATCTATACATCGGGTACGACAGGTCTTCCCAAAGGAGTTCAGCTGATGCACTCGAATATGATGCATCAGGTATTGAATGTCACTCCGATGCTGAAGATTAACGCCGAAGCGAGACTACTTTCGATACTTCCGGTTTGGCACGTTTTCGAAAGAGTAGTAGAATACGTATGCATTAGTATCGGCGCGACAACCTATTATACGAACGTTCGGGACCTTCGTCAGGATTTGGCAACGGTAAAACCCACCTTCATGGGATCTGCTCCTAGACTTTGGGAGAATATTTACAACGGGATATATACCCGTATCAACGACCCGGGCCAAACTCCTGCTTTTCGTCGAGCCTTATTTAAATTGGCATATTTCTTTTCCGATAAGAACAACGCATCGACTCGTTTTCTTTCCGGAAACGAGGTGGATTACCACGGTCGTAATCCCGTAAAATCTTTCTTTTACGGGATCCTGATGGTCATTCAGTATCTGCTGACCGGTCCGTTTACCCTAAGTATAATTACCGCAATCGCGGCGTATACGCTTGCCCCCACTTCGTTCGGGTATTTAAGTTTTCCGTTATATATCGTTTCCGGTTTGGCTTTATTTCTGAACAGTGTCGCCTTGGATAAGGTCGTTCTCTCCAAGATTAGAACTGCGACAGGAGGGAATCTTAGAGCCTCCATTTCCGGTGGAGGGGCGCTTCCTCGGCATGTGGACGAATTTTTCAATAATATCGGAATCAACGTGTTGGAGGGATATGGAATGACCGAGACTTCTCCGGTTCTTTCGGTTCGTACTTTCCAAAAATTGATAATCGGTTCCGTAGGGAGCATCGTTCCGAAGACGAGACTTCAGATTCGAAACGATAATAACGACGTGTTAACCGAAGTGGACGAGGGCGGTCATATAACCCAAGGCAAACTCGGTCGAAAAGGCGTAGTCTTCGTGAAGGGGCCCCAAGTTATGAAAGGTTATTTCAAGAACGACGAGGCCACAGCCAAGACCTTAGTCGACGGTTGGATGAATACCGGCGATATGGGAATGATCAACTTTAAGAGGACGTTAACCTTAACGGGTAGGGCGAAAGATACCGTCGTGCTTCTCGGCGGAGAAAACGTAGAGCCGGTTCCTATCGAAAACAAATTGCAAGAGTCTCCGTACATTAGCCAGTGTATGGTGATCGGACAGGACCAGAAAAACCTGGGCGCCATTATTATACCCGACTTCGAAAAATTGGGTGAATGGGCTAAGGAGAACGGAATCGATGTTGCCGATCGGGAAAAATTAATCGAAAATCCTAAGATAATCGATTTTTACCGCAAAGAGATCAAGAACTTGAACAATGCTAAGAACGGGTTCAAGTCTTTCGAGCAGGTCACCCCGTTCTTCCTCATTACCAAGCCGTTCGAAGTCGGCGACGAGTTAAATAATATGCTTAAGATGAAGCGTCACGTGATTGCGGAAAAATACGCGGATAAGATCAAGAAGGTTTATAGCGACAAATAA
- a CDS encoding LIC11631 family protein → MIQSFIRQPSVFEPYGNSDLYALDNLYFSPLKSAEVWDFSRLTEFSPLGLAFLLVRGEMTSKIEENHVLKVQGLTSGFKKGICLIDGKEEIKGVEFDAFLPTVLGNLSSFLYSRSMDRDSEELVIPILPGDGFNFLGSWKGKRYLSMFRAGDSTTRDIPALLKWISELSVKSNAKGNFFLRTEKQSYLHFLKPNEGLGGVFLQEKEQIHSPFLFLSLDYRQITEE, encoded by the coding sequence ATGATTCAGTCTTTTATTCGGCAACCTTCCGTATTCGAACCCTACGGAAATTCGGACTTGTACGCGTTGGACAATTTGTATTTTTCGCCGTTAAAAAGCGCCGAAGTTTGGGACTTTTCGAGACTCACGGAGTTTTCGCCGTTGGGCTTGGCTTTCCTGCTGGTTCGGGGCGAGATGACTTCGAAAATCGAGGAGAACCATGTCCTGAAAGTTCAGGGACTCACTTCCGGTTTTAAAAAAGGAATCTGCCTCATAGACGGAAAGGAAGAAATAAAGGGAGTCGAATTCGATGCGTTTTTGCCGACCGTTTTAGGAAATTTATCCTCATTCTTATATTCTAGGTCGATGGATCGGGATTCGGAAGAGCTTGTAATCCCGATTCTTCCCGGAGACGGGTTTAATTTTCTAGGAAGCTGGAAGGGAAAGCGATACCTTTCGATGTTTCGTGCGGGAGATTCGACCACAAGGGACATTCCCGCGTTGCTGAAATGGATTTCGGAACTATCGGTAAAATCCAACGCGAAAGGCAACTTTTTTCTTCGTACCGAAAAACAGTCGTACCTACATTTCTTAAAACCGAATGAGGGATTGGGTGGAGTTTTCTTACAGGAAAAAGAACAGATACATTCGCCATTTTTGTTTCTTTCTCTGGATTATCGACAAATTACGGAAGAATAA
- the ptsP gene encoding phosphoenolpyruvate--protein phosphotransferase has translation MNLHSSKRTTYPGIIAFPGRFYGRCVKIGTKKRHLAHGAYIHESEIPKELERLEKAILLSRKELKEIVNKLNQKAESKEMKAILETQVVLTEDPMLNTSFKDRIQKQGENAFLAVENAIREWAEKFNKIEDHFFRERVDHLQDISNRILENLLDKKEEASFLADLSEDVILVARELTPSQMILMNKSRIRGIATDLGGKTGHMAILARNYGIPTIVGLKQFYGSVKDNEYVFLDGENGQMVRMPTIEEVKYYGASSPLPSESKFQKQKKAITKDGIRIRLKCNLESDTDWEQAKKQEVDGVGLFRSESLFLKYQDKNVSGEEQFQAYKRITEGLDPNPVCIRTFDIGADKFSTGEFEENPFLGNRGIRYSLQNPEWFKEQLLAILRASAFGNLSILLPMVTNLSEIRKTKELIEECKKELSSQKERFNRKLKLGVMVETPAAVSAMDIMAKEVDFFSVGTNDLLQYLMAVDRNNVNVSNLYNPFHISFLRSLTQVVETAWKYEKPLSICGEIASDTAFTILLLGLGFRELSVSLPFVGSIRNILASTGLKQATFLVRKVMELSELEDYEAIEAFLFSKHLE, from the coding sequence ATGAATTTGCACAGCAGTAAACGTACGACTTATCCTGGAATCATCGCATTTCCGGGACGCTTTTACGGCCGCTGCGTAAAAATCGGAACTAAGAAACGACATCTGGCTCATGGAGCCTATATCCACGAATCCGAGATTCCGAAAGAGTTAGAACGCTTAGAAAAAGCGATTCTCTTGTCCCGCAAAGAACTTAAGGAAATTGTAAATAAGCTGAATCAGAAGGCGGAATCCAAGGAAATGAAAGCGATTCTGGAAACCCAAGTCGTTTTGACCGAAGATCCCATGTTAAACACTTCCTTCAAAGATCGGATTCAAAAGCAGGGAGAAAACGCATTTCTCGCGGTAGAAAACGCGATACGCGAATGGGCCGAAAAGTTTAACAAAATCGAGGATCATTTTTTTCGGGAAAGAGTCGATCACCTGCAGGACATTTCTAATAGGATCCTGGAAAATCTTTTGGACAAAAAAGAGGAGGCTTCGTTCTTAGCGGATTTATCCGAAGACGTCATCCTCGTCGCTCGAGAATTAACTCCTTCTCAAATGATCTTGATGAATAAAAGCAGAATACGAGGGATTGCTACGGACCTGGGCGGGAAGACCGGCCATATGGCGATACTCGCTAGAAATTACGGCATACCGACCATCGTCGGCTTAAAACAATTTTACGGAAGCGTAAAAGATAACGAGTATGTTTTCCTAGACGGCGAAAACGGCCAAATGGTCCGTATGCCTACCATCGAGGAAGTAAAATATTACGGGGCGTCTTCTCCACTTCCTTCGGAGAGTAAATTTCAAAAGCAGAAGAAAGCGATCACTAAGGACGGAATTCGAATCCGGTTAAAATGCAATTTGGAATCCGATACCGACTGGGAACAGGCCAAGAAACAGGAAGTCGACGGAGTGGGACTCTTTCGATCCGAATCTTTATTCCTAAAATACCAGGACAAAAACGTTTCGGGGGAAGAGCAATTTCAGGCGTACAAGAGGATAACCGAGGGACTGGATCCGAATCCGGTCTGTATCCGGACCTTCGATATCGGCGCCGATAAATTTTCGACGGGAGAATTCGAAGAGAATCCCTTTCTCGGAAATCGTGGAATCCGCTATAGTTTACAAAATCCTGAATGGTTTAAGGAACAACTCCTCGCTATTTTAAGAGCTTCCGCTTTTGGAAATTTGAGCATTTTACTTCCTATGGTCACAAACCTCTCGGAAATTCGAAAAACGAAAGAGCTCATAGAAGAATGTAAAAAAGAATTATCGAGTCAAAAGGAACGATTCAATCGAAAACTTAAATTAGGAGTGATGGTAGAAACTCCGGCAGCCGTTTCCGCCATGGATATAATGGCAAAGGAAGTGGATTTTTTTTCGGTAGGAACCAACGACCTTCTTCAGTATTTGATGGCGGTAGATCGCAATAATGTAAACGTTTCGAATCTTTATAATCCGTTTCATATTTCCTTTTTACGTTCGTTAACGCAAGTTGTAGAGACTGCTTGGAAATATGAAAAACCGTTGAGCATTTGCGGAGAGATTGCATCCGACACGGCGTTTACGATCTTATTATTGGGTTTAGGTTTTCGCGAATTGTCGGTGTCCTTACCGTTTGTGGGAAGTATTCGGAATATTCTCGCTTCTACCGGACTCAAGCAAGCGACGTTCCTAGTCCGAAAAGTCATGGAACTTTCGGAATTGGAGGACTACGAAGCGATCGAAGCCTTCCTCTTTAGCAAACATTTAGAGTAG
- the lpxC gene encoding UDP-3-O-acyl-N-acetylglucosamine deacetylase, which translates to MNFTEHRKTIKETVRIKGIGLHSGKEVNLVAHPAASGTGILFEYRKGEDKASIPVELSNVVDTSNATTLGDGLHRVQTVEHLMAAVFSLGITDMILEIDSVEVPIMDGSALPFLEAFEATGYTEFEEVQEPIYVKNPMWVVDGDKYLVILPSQEWKITYTIDFPHPLLKGQNITINLNREILKKEILPARTFGFLKDVEALQAKGLAMGGSLDNAIVLTQDGYLNESLRYENECVRHKILDLVGDLSIAGRPIIGHYLASKAGHALDVSMAKLVMSSETGNELGKYKSRRIPLFKRKTAVV; encoded by the coding sequence ATGAATTTCACGGAACATAGAAAAACAATTAAAGAAACAGTTAGAATTAAAGGGATCGGATTGCATTCAGGAAAAGAAGTCAATCTTGTCGCTCACCCTGCCGCTTCTGGAACGGGGATCTTATTTGAATACAGAAAAGGAGAAGATAAGGCCTCCATTCCGGTAGAGCTAAGCAATGTAGTCGATACAAGTAACGCGACCACATTGGGAGACGGACTCCATCGAGTACAAACGGTAGAGCATCTCATGGCTGCCGTTTTTTCTTTAGGGATAACGGACATGATCCTGGAAATCGATTCCGTGGAAGTCCCGATCATGGACGGTTCCGCATTGCCTTTCTTAGAGGCATTTGAAGCCACCGGATATACGGAATTTGAGGAAGTACAAGAGCCGATCTATGTCAAAAACCCGATGTGGGTCGTGGATGGAGACAAATACCTCGTAATTCTACCGAGTCAGGAATGGAAAATAACTTATACGATCGATTTCCCGCATCCCCTCCTGAAAGGCCAAAACATCACAATCAATCTTAATCGCGAAATACTCAAAAAGGAAATCCTGCCAGCCAGAACCTTCGGATTCTTGAAAGACGTAGAGGCTCTACAGGCAAAAGGGCTCGCGATGGGAGGCTCGTTAGATAACGCAATCGTACTTACGCAAGACGGTTATTTAAACGAATCCTTACGGTACGAAAACGAATGCGTTAGACATAAAATCCTAGATCTGGTCGGTGATCTATCGATTGCCGGAAGACCGATCATTGGGCATTATTTAGCTTCTAAAGCGGGCCATGCTCTGGATGTATCGATGGCCAAACTAGTAATGAGTTCCGAAACAGGAAACGAGCTAGGCAAATACAAGAGTCGTCGTATTCCTCTATTCAAAAGAAAGACCGCGGTCGTTTAG
- a CDS encoding SDR family oxidoreductase gives MKHALITGANRGIGLELARIFSENGYEVLAACRKASEPLRRLGVPIFEGLDLTDCRNFDSLSNSLSGNHLDLLINNAGILIPDNLDSIDFQEVETQFLVNALGPLQLTHSLLPKIKDGAKIAFITSRLGSIGENSSGGYYGYRMSKAALNAGAVSLSKDLKSRKISVAILHPGMVATEMTGRQGIPPREAAEGLFRQIESWSLQVSGKFFHQTGEELPW, from the coding sequence ATGAAACATGCATTGATAACCGGAGCAAATCGCGGCATCGGGCTAGAGTTGGCTCGAATTTTTTCGGAGAACGGCTACGAAGTATTGGCGGCCTGTAGAAAAGCGTCCGAACCCCTGCGCAGATTAGGCGTGCCTATCTTCGAAGGCTTGGATTTAACCGATTGTAGGAACTTCGACTCCCTATCAAACTCCCTTTCCGGCAATCATTTGGATCTATTGATCAATAATGCCGGAATTTTGATACCGGATAACCTAGATAGTATCGATTTTCAAGAAGTGGAAACGCAATTCTTAGTCAATGCGTTGGGTCCTCTCCAATTGACTCATTCGCTTCTTCCAAAGATAAAGGATGGAGCAAAAATTGCCTTTATTACGAGTCGGTTGGGTTCCATCGGCGAAAATAGCTCCGGAGGCTACTATGGTTACAGGATGTCGAAAGCTGCCTTAAATGCAGGCGCAGTTTCCTTATCCAAAGACCTGAAGTCTAGAAAAATCTCTGTCGCAATTTTACATCCCGGAATGGTTGCAACCGAAATGACCGGTCGCCAGGGAATCCCTCCTCGGGAAGCCGCTGAAGGCTTGTTTAGGCAAATAGAAAGCTGGTCCCTACAAGTCAGCGGTAAATTCTTCCACCAGACTGGAGAGGAATTGCCCTGGTAG
- a CDS encoding TIGR00266 family protein, whose translation MQYQITHKPSFSLLKLRLGPGQSIKSEAGAMVYMSSGIGIETKMGSGFLSALSRKFLGGESFFFNTYTAPNTGGEIGLAPELPGDIVELDMNGKKILVQAGAYLASDDAVQIVSKFGGLRSLLGGEGLFLLELSGIGKAFLSAYGSIFPIEVQGGYTVDTGHIVAFDSSLQFTVGKAGGSWKSTLFSGEGLVANFTGNGTLWIQSRVPSGFISWLTRLLPV comes from the coding sequence ATGCAATACCAGATTACCCACAAACCATCGTTCTCTCTATTGAAGCTTCGATTGGGCCCAGGTCAATCTATTAAATCGGAAGCTGGAGCTATGGTTTACATGAGTTCCGGGATCGGAATTGAAACTAAAATGGGAAGCGGCTTTCTTTCCGCTCTTTCTCGGAAATTCCTAGGCGGAGAATCCTTCTTCTTCAATACATATACCGCGCCTAACACCGGAGGCGAGATCGGACTGGCCCCAGAATTGCCCGGCGATATCGTAGAATTGGATATGAATGGGAAAAAGATTTTAGTTCAGGCCGGGGCTTACCTTGCATCGGATGACGCCGTTCAAATCGTTTCCAAGTTCGGAGGCCTCCGCTCCCTTTTAGGAGGAGAAGGTCTCTTTCTTTTGGAACTTTCCGGAATTGGTAAGGCGTTTCTGAGCGCCTATGGGTCCATTTTTCCGATCGAAGTGCAGGGGGGTTACACGGTCGATACAGGCCATATTGTAGCGTTCGATTCTTCCCTGCAATTTACGGTAGGTAAAGCCGGAGGAAGTTGGAAATCCACTTTATTCAGCGGGGAAGGCTTAGTGGCGAACTTTACCGGAAATGGAACTCTTTGGATACAAAGCAGAGTACCATCCGGTTTTATAAGCTGGCTAACCCGTCTTTTACCCGTGTAA
- a CDS encoding TIGR00266 family protein, with translation MNINILYKPSYSIAKVNLEAGESIKAESGAMMSMSSHIGIETHKAQKGGFMKSLKAAFLGGESFWMNTFSASEPGELLLAPTLPGDIESLALDGTVFVQSSSFLASSPSIDMDTKFQGMKGFFSGESLFFLKLSGKGTLLIASYGGIELLEVDGDFIVDTGHIVAFEEGLNYKIAKFGGWKSFFFGGEGLVARFSGKGKLWIQTRNVPTLGSWFRSELPPKKR, from the coding sequence ATGAACATTAATATCTTATACAAGCCATCCTATAGTATTGCGAAAGTGAATTTGGAGGCGGGGGAATCCATCAAAGCCGAATCCGGTGCGATGATGAGCATGAGCTCCCATATCGGGATTGAAACTCATAAGGCCCAGAAAGGCGGCTTTATGAAATCGCTAAAGGCGGCGTTTTTAGGCGGAGAGTCATTTTGGATGAATACGTTTTCCGCGTCCGAACCGGGAGAATTGCTCCTAGCTCCTACATTACCGGGCGATATCGAAAGTCTGGCTTTAGACGGAACCGTCTTCGTTCAATCCAGCTCTTTTTTGGCCTCCTCACCTTCGATCGATATGGATACGAAGTTTCAAGGAATGAAAGGGTTCTTTAGCGGTGAATCTCTTTTCTTTTTAAAACTTTCCGGAAAGGGGACGCTGTTAATAGCGAGTTACGGGGGTATAGAGTTGCTTGAAGTTGACGGCGACTTTATAGTCGATACCGGGCATATTGTAGCGTTCGAGGAAGGCTTAAATTATAAAATCGCTAAGTTCGGCGGCTGGAAATCCTTTTTCTTCGGAGGAGAGGGACTCGTGGCAAGATTCAGCGGAAAAGGAAAACTTTGGATACAGACCAGAAATGTTCCGACTCTGGGCTCTTGGTTCCGGTCGGAACTCCCTCCTAAGAAAAGATAG
- a CDS encoding TIGR00266 family protein, translating to MKHEILAKPDFPLLKITLENGESIRAESGAMVAMAPNVKMETKAEGGIFASAKRALLSGESFFQNTFFAQGGAGDLYLTSETQGDLEYRVLKNEELILSRGAYVAGSTELTIDSKWGGFKGFFSGEGLFFLKVSGTGDLYFSSFGAIHTVDVDGTYIVDTGHIVGFETTLDYQIDRIGGLKSLFLSGEGLVAKFSGKGRLYVQSRNQNSFASWADSWRRVEKSSSSD from the coding sequence ATGAAACATGAAATATTAGCTAAACCCGACTTTCCGCTATTAAAAATCACATTAGAAAACGGTGAATCGATTCGAGCGGAATCCGGAGCGATGGTGGCGATGGCTCCCAACGTTAAAATGGAAACAAAAGCCGAGGGCGGCATTTTTGCTTCGGCAAAGCGTGCATTGCTGAGCGGCGAATCTTTTTTCCAGAATACCTTTTTTGCCCAAGGAGGAGCGGGGGACTTATATCTTACCTCCGAAACACAAGGCGATTTAGAATACCGAGTCTTAAAGAACGAAGAGCTTATCCTTAGTCGAGGAGCCTATGTAGCCGGTTCGACCGAACTTACGATCGATAGCAAATGGGGAGGGTTTAAAGGTTTTTTCTCCGGGGAAGGCCTTTTCTTTTTGAAAGTAAGCGGAACCGGTGACCTTTATTTTTCAAGTTTCGGAGCCATACACACCGTCGACGTAGACGGAACGTATATCGTCGACACCGGGCATATTGTCGGTTTTGAAACCACTCTGGATTATCAGATCGATCGCATTGGAGGATTAAAATCTCTTTTCCTCTCCGGTGAAGGACTGGTCGCTAAATTTTCCGGAAAGGGAAGATTGTACGTGCAGTCTCGGAACCAAAATTCCTTTGCATCCTGGGCCGATAGTTGGCGTCGCGTAGAAAAATCTTCCTCAAGTGATTAA
- a CDS encoding radical SAM protein: protein MNARSTVRPESSIALLEEMERKYRTIPLEAIVKQDILRQGIHFLPESFLVGEDYKTKDYFIFSFDHIPLADLKEGADSKAPEEIKLAGGHFNLLPTVISTRNNPTSPYKVKRIAPGQSKEGSPGLFLNDTFLGHLEYPPKPAWYRHKTKSGKLPGEIAPVIEWGYLIYLTVFRNCQYFGKEEECAYCDINHNYRQQKNAGRPYTGVKDVEDLLEVLSWIDSEDQIAKVYTITGGSVITSLKKKNEIDFYLEYAKAIEDKFPGRWMGKIVSQAWEKEDCQKFKDAGIQVYHPNYEVWDKELFKKICPGKESYIGRDTWIRRIVDSAEVFGPSHVIPNFVGGVELSQPWGFETVREAVASTAEGLDFFMSKGIMPRFTAWCPEPYTTLGTQPGPPLEYFCELLTVWKSTFEKYNLPVPPGYGEPGPGKAVFSVSAFMDVIGYTEDRGQRTEDSSC, encoded by the coding sequence ATGAACGCTAGAAGTACCGTACGCCCCGAATCTTCAATCGCATTGCTCGAGGAGATGGAACGAAAATATAGAACGATCCCTTTGGAAGCCATCGTAAAACAGGACATTCTTAGGCAGGGGATTCATTTTCTACCCGAATCTTTTTTAGTCGGGGAAGACTATAAGACGAAAGATTATTTCATCTTTTCTTTCGATCATATTCCTTTAGCCGACTTAAAAGAAGGAGCCGATTCGAAGGCTCCCGAAGAGATAAAATTGGCTGGAGGACATTTTAATCTATTACCTACCGTTATCTCTACCCGGAATAATCCGACTTCTCCTTATAAAGTAAAACGAATCGCACCGGGACAAAGCAAGGAAGGCTCGCCGGGACTTTTCCTGAATGATACGTTCCTGGGCCATCTAGAATATCCGCCGAAACCGGCCTGGTACCGACATAAAACGAAATCGGGAAAGCTCCCCGGAGAAATCGCACCCGTAATCGAATGGGGTTATCTAATCTACTTAACCGTTTTTCGAAATTGTCAATATTTTGGAAAGGAAGAGGAATGCGCTTACTGCGATATAAACCATAATTATCGTCAGCAGAAAAATGCGGGTCGACCATACACCGGCGTCAAAGATGTCGAAGATCTCTTGGAGGTATTATCCTGGATCGATTCCGAAGATCAGATCGCAAAAGTTTATACGATTACCGGCGGATCCGTTATCACTTCTTTGAAGAAAAAGAATGAAATAGATTTCTATTTGGAATATGCAAAAGCGATTGAAGATAAGTTCCCCGGACGATGGATGGGGAAGATAGTATCTCAAGCCTGGGAGAAAGAAGATTGTCAAAAATTTAAAGACGCAGGCATTCAAGTTTATCACCCTAACTACGAAGTATGGGATAAAGAACTTTTTAAAAAAATCTGCCCCGGCAAAGAGTCTTATATCGGTCGCGATACATGGATTCGAAGAATCGTAGATTCTGCCGAGGTTTTCGGTCCTTCTCATGTGATTCCTAACTTTGTCGGTGGAGTGGAGTTATCTCAACCCTGGGGATTTGAGACCGTTCGAGAAGCGGTTGCCTCGACCGCAGAGGGTCTGGATTTCTTTATGTCGAAAGGGATTATGCCCCGCTTTACGGCCTGGTGCCCGGAGCCATATACCACACTAGGCACTCAACCGGGCCCACCTCTCGAATATTTTTGCGAACTATTGACGGTTTGGAAAAGTACATTTGAAAAATATAATTTACCTGTTCCTCCAGGGTATGGCGAACCGGGACCGGGTAAGGCCGTCTTTTCCGTCTCGGCATTTATGGACGTCATCGGATATACAGAGGACAGAGGACAGAGGACTGAAGACAGTAGCTGCTAG
- a CDS encoding PQQ-dependent sugar dehydrogenase has translation MFRLYPIFRVLSVFLLFTSILHSVETKKKKREVPPKPTKAISWNDLTWKVVASGFKEPTDIQFLPGQPRNFVVLEKKGKIWLVDLISGEKNLAADFTGNVETRSEEGLLGLAFHPDFSKNRRFYINAVSKESGKDQTLILEFLWEPQKILSWKDRKRVLLRVDQPYSNHNAGQLAFGLDGKLYIGFGDGGAANDPFLHGQNPNTFLGTLIRIEPNLETFGPAYRVPKDNPFLGKSGFLPEIWAYGLRNPWRFSFDSKTGELYVADVGQNEFEEVDRIEKGGNYGWNSKEGFHCFRNNPECKRPGLLDPIFEYDHQVGQSITGGYVYRGKLLPLLDGLYIFGDFVAGVIWALPIENDKKGTVRKLFKVGFPVSTFGQDSAGEIYFADFNGGNIYQLVKKN, from the coding sequence ATGTTCCGCCTTTATCCGATATTTCGAGTTCTTTCCGTATTTTTACTATTTACCTCAATTTTACATTCAGTTGAAACTAAGAAGAAAAAGAGAGAAGTTCCCCCTAAGCCGACCAAAGCGATCTCCTGGAACGACCTAACTTGGAAGGTTGTTGCGAGCGGGTTTAAGGAACCGACTGATATTCAATTTCTTCCCGGTCAGCCCCGGAATTTCGTAGTGTTGGAAAAGAAGGGTAAAATCTGGCTGGTGGATCTTATTTCGGGAGAAAAGAATCTCGCAGCGGACTTTACCGGGAATGTTGAAACCAGATCGGAGGAGGGACTTTTAGGCTTAGCCTTCCATCCGGATTTTTCCAAAAATCGTCGTTTTTACATAAATGCAGTGTCAAAAGAATCCGGCAAGGATCAGACCCTGATTCTTGAATTTCTTTGGGAACCGCAAAAAATTCTTTCCTGGAAAGATCGAAAGCGTGTTCTACTTCGAGTCGATCAACCGTACTCGAATCATAATGCCGGTCAACTGGCCTTCGGCCTGGACGGAAAATTATATATAGGCTTTGGAGATGGGGGAGCGGCTAACGATCCTTTTTTGCACGGACAAAATCCGAATACGTTTCTCGGAACCCTGATTCGAATCGAACCGAATCTCGAAACTTTTGGTCCGGCGTACAGGGTTCCTAAGGACAATCCATTCCTCGGGAAGTCGGGATTTCTTCCGGAAATTTGGGCCTATGGACTTCGCAATCCATGGCGGTTTTCTTTCGATTCCAAGACCGGAGAATTATACGTAGCGGATGTGGGACAGAACGAATTCGAGGAAGTGGACCGCATTGAAAAAGGAGGGAATTATGGGTGGAATAGTAAGGAGGGATTTCATTGTTTCCGAAATAATCCGGAATGTAAAAGGCCCGGTTTACTAGATCCCATATTCGAGTATGACCACCAGGTTGGACAATCGATTACGGGCGGTTATGTATACCGAGGAAAACTACTACCGTTGTTAGATGGGTTGTATATCTTCGGTGATTTTGTAGCGGGCGTTATCTGGGCTCTGCCGATAGAAAATGACAAAAAAGGTACTGTACGCAAACTCTTTAAAGTCGGGTTTCCCGTTAGCACATTCGGTCAAGATTCCGCAGGCGAAATTTATTTTGCCGATTTTAATGGTGGAAATATTTATCAATTAGTAAAAAAAAATTGA